The Blautia pseudococcoides genome segment TCCTCGTCCCCCTGAAAGTCCACTGTAGCAAACAGGCAGGGAGCGTGAGGAAGCCGCATCCCATATGCCATAGAAATACGGGGAAGAACGATAATATACTTCAAATCCTCCTGAGGCTGGAGCAGTTTCAAAAGGTTCTGCTCACCTTCGTATAACACCACGATTTCGTAACCGGTATTCTCCTTTAAGAAAAAAAGCTGAGATGGATAAACCGCCGGATAATGTGCCATCGGGTCTACATAATCAATGAATTTCAAAAGAACCCATACGGCAAGAATCGTTCTCTGATCCGGTTTATCCATTGCATCCAGCCCAATATAATAGCCGCTCGACACATCCGCAATCCGCATCTGCTTCTTCAGGTTCCGCAGGATTTTATCTGCGGTCTGGGCTGGCTTTTGCAGCATTCGTGTAATCTGAGTTTTCGGCAAGGCTCCGTACTGTGAGAGCCATTTTACAACATACTGCTCATCTTGCAGCAACATAGGCAACACCTCCTTTTTGTGAGTATTTTCCTTAAAATGCGTATTCTACGCAGAATGCGTTTGCTCCTGCTGGCGTTCCTTTAGCAACGCTTCCAACTCAGCCCGGTCAGTCGTAATCATTTCCTGCTCCTCTTTGGAAGCTTTGATTACAACAGGAACTTTGTTATTGTTGGAGCAGACCAGCGCTTCACCCCGTTCAAACCGGGTAACAGAACGGATCTCTGTTTTTGTCAGCTTCAGAACTTCCTGCACATACTTGGCCTCATCCGGCTCCAGATTCAAAATAATCTTGTTCTTACTGTTATTGATGATTGCACGTCCATACTTGCCGTCCTCAAGCCCAAAGAAGTCAGATAAATCCTGTGTCGCAGAGACGGCTGCTCCTCCGAACCCTCTTATGGTTTTAAAGATGGTCAGACAGAACTCTGCCGCCATCCGATTGGAACTGGCGCCAATCAGCTGCCATATTTCATCAATCATTATGGCTTTCTTTTTGGTACGGTCTGCCTTGACCGTATCCCAGACGTAATCCAATGCAATAAACATCCCGACCGGAAGTAATTTGCCTTTCAATTCTGAAAGGTCAAGCACGATATACTTATTACTGAGATCCACGTTTGTCTGCTGGTTGAAACTCTGGGCTGAGCCTGTCACGAATCGGCTGATGATAATGGCAATGCGCTTTGTCATCGGGTTCTCCAACAGTTCCTTGTGAAGATCCCCGATAATCGGCATTTTCTTCATCTTTGGCGGAGATACGCTGCGATCTATATACAGTGAATCATTGTCATGAGTAATGCCGAACTTCGCATAGGTCTGAATCAAAGCCTCGTCCAACATCTGCTCCTCCTCATTGGACATATCCGGTATCAAGAGTGAGAAGAAAGTCATCAACTGCTGAATCTTACGAGCCAGCATAGAATCCATTTCGCTGTAATCAATCTCATCTATCAATTCCATCTCCGGGGAGATGGTATGCCGGATCTCCATGATATTGATACAGTGCGGAGAACCAGGGGCGATCTTAATGAACTCGCCGCCAATTTTCTTGCAGGCCCTGCGGAATTCATGCCCCTTGATTGGAGCCAGGATAAAACACTGGATCCCTCTCATTCTCATGCGGAGCGCCAGAAGCTGCATAGTAAAGGTCTTGCCGGCGCCGCTGGTGCCAAGCAGATTCAGATTAGCGTTCTTATTCTTTTTCGTATTGAACAGATCAACAATGCATAAAGAGTTATTGTGCCGGTTGATACCAAGCAACACACCCGTATCATCCGACATTTCAAAAGAGGTAAACATATAAGCAGATGCGGCGCCGCTGGTCAGCACATTCCGTCTCGACTTCTTTTCCAGTGATGGTTCAATCTTCAAAAACGGCATCACGGAGCGAAGTGCCGCTTCCTGCTGAAATCTACAATCACTTACGTACATATCCATGGATTTTAACATATCCACGATCTGCTGCTTACGCCACATCAGTTCCTCGTAGCCTTTGGCGGAAACTGTGATGAACACAGACATATAGAACAGATCCTCATTGTTATTGGCAATTCCGTTCTTGATAAAGTAGCCTGCCTGTATGGAATTGGTCAATTCC includes the following:
- a CDS encoding DUF5697 family protein, yielding MLLQDEQYVVKWLSQYGALPKTQITRMLQKPAQTADKILRNLKKQMRIADVSSGYYIGLDAMDKPDQRTILAVWVLLKFIDYVDPMAHYPAVYPSQLFFLKENTGYEIVVLYEGEQNLLKLLQPQEDLKYIIVLPRISMAYGMRLPHAPCLFATVDFQGDEEPGVTFYSEEAVSDDEISGHVG
- a CDS encoding VirB4 family type IV secretion system protein, giving the protein MLRSGEEQFNIISSFASWLKISPMRLQFKSMTRKADSDKHIAMIHEELEVEESEECRHLGEGYICLIKDVGSREALTRRFFLIFQYEEIRRGDGDDFSLIYGMMQTAEQNARAYFLQCGNTILQQKDPDEATAEILYMFFNRRSCVDEPFSSRVNRVVVDTMAAKDKVIGVDPIPQIRMAHFLSPRGIDLTHYNYVMMDGLYYSFLFIKGNGYPGMVRAGWMSALINAGDGIDIDIQLRRENRSKTIDKVAQRIRLNRTKLKSMQDTSTDYEELTNSIQAGYFIKNGIANNNEDLFYMSVFITVSAKGYEELMWRKQQIVDMLKSMDMYVSDCRFQQEAALRSVMPFLKIEPSLEKKSRRNVLTSGAASAYMFTSFEMSDDTGVLLGINRHNNSLCIVDLFNTKKNKNANLNLLGTSGAGKTFTMQLLALRMRMRGIQCFILAPIKGHEFRRACKKIGGEFIKIAPGSPHCINIMEIRHTISPEMELIDEIDYSEMDSMLARKIQQLMTFFSLLIPDMSNEEEQMLDEALIQTYAKFGITHDNDSLYIDRSVSPPKMKKMPIIGDLHKELLENPMTKRIAIIISRFVTGSAQSFNQQTNVDLSNKYIVLDLSELKGKLLPVGMFIALDYVWDTVKADRTKKKAIMIDEIWQLIGASSNRMAAEFCLTIFKTIRGFGGAAVSATQDLSDFFGLEDGKYGRAIINNSKNKIILNLEPDEAKYVQEVLKLTKTEIRSVTRFERGEALVCSNNNKVPVVIKASKEEQEMITTDRAELEALLKERQQEQTHSA